GCGCCGAACTCACCCAGGAACAGGCCGCCTTCGCCCTCGCCGCCGACCCGCGCGGCTACGGAAACCCCGACGAGGGCTGGCTCCACCTGGTCGGCTCCACGGCGCTGGAGGCGGACCCGATCGCGGACGCGCCGGACGACCTGCACGTCTTCGCGGTGCGCTACGGAACCGAGGAGCCGCTCACGGTGTCGGTGCGGCGGGACGCGGCGGGGCTGACCGTGCGGACGGACGCGTTCACGGCCGTCCTCGGCGGCGAAGACGCCTACGGAGAACCGGAGTTGACGCTGACCGCGGCCGACGCCTGACGCTCACCCCGGGCGGATCACCAGGTCCGCCCGGTCCCGCGTCGTCGCCACCAGCTCGGCGTTGCGCTGGTCGGTCCGCAGCACCCACGCCACCGCCTCCTCGTGCGCCTTGCCGAACTCCTCGTGCCGGGCGACCAGTCGGCGCAAGCGCTCGTCCTCCGCCAGCTCACAGAACCAGACCTCGTCCAGCGCGGCCCGCACCCGCGTCCACGCGCCGGCGCCGAGCAGGAGGTAGTTGCCCTCCGTCACGATCAGCCGGGCGGTCGGCGGCACCGGCACCGCGCCCGCGATCGGCTGTTCCAGCACCCGTTCGAAGCCGGGCGCGTACACGAGGTCGTCGCCGTCCCCTTCCTCTCGCAGCCGTCGGAGCAGGGCCGCGTACCCGGCCGCGTCGAAGGTGTCGGGCGCGCCCTTGCGGTCGCGGCGGCCGAGGCGGTCCAGCTCGGCGTCGGCGAGATGGAAGCCGTCCATGGGGATGTGCGCGACCCACGGCTCCCCGGCGCCGTTCAACTCCCGTACCAGACGCTCGGCGAGGGTCGTCTTGCCCGCGCCGGGACTGCCGGCGATGCCGAGCAGCGCGCGTCGGCGGCCGTCCCCGGCGAGGGAGCGGGCGCGCAGGAGCAGATCGTCGAAGGTCAGTGACACACGACAGAGTCTGCCACCGCCGTCCCGGTCCGCCGTCCGCGAGCCCCGGTGCGCGCCGCCGGGAACCGGTGGGCCGTACAGGTGTTTCCCGGCCGCCGGGTGCAGGTAGGTAGGGGAGTGTCGGAGTGGGCATCGAGGGGAGTGGCATGGTGGGCACTGGGCACGACGGTCGGCCGGCGGACGCGTTCTTCACGCCGGGAGGCTCGTCCTTCAGCGACTTCCTGGCGGTGCACCGACCCGAACTGCTCCCGACGCGCCGCCCGTTCCCCGACGGCGTCCGGGCCGCCCCGGACCGGTTCCCGCACGGCACGACGGTGCTGGCCCTCGTCTACCGCGACGGCGTGCTGATCGCCGGCGACCGCCGGGCCACCATGGGCAACGTCATCGCCCAGCGCGACCTGGAGAAGGTGCACCCGGCCGACGACCACACCGCCGTCGCCTTCGCCGGCACCGTCGGACTCGCCGTGGACATGGTGAAGCTGTACCAGGTGGAGCTGACGCACTTCGAGAAGGTCGAGGGCATCCCCATGACCCTCGGCGCGAAGGCGCGCCGGCTGGCCACGATGATCCGGCAGAACCTCGGCCAGGCCATGCAGGGCCTCGCCGTCGTCCCCCTCCTCGCGGGCTACGACACCACCGCGGCCCGGGGCGCCAGGGGCCGTATCTTCAGCTTCGACGTGGTCGGCGGGCTGTACGAGAAGTCGCCCTTCCACGCCGAGGGCTCCGGCTCCCCCTACGCCCACGGCGCGCTGAAGAAGCTGTACCGCGCCGACATGACCCGGCGCGAGGCGTCCCTGGCCGCCCTGCAGGCGCTGTACGACGCGGCCGACGACGACTCCGCCACCGGCGGGCCCGACATCAGCCGCCGGATCTTCCCGATCGTGTCCGTCATCACCGAGGACGGCTTCGAGCGGCTGCCCGAGGCGGAGACCGAGCAGCTCAGCCGCGAGATGGTCGAGCAGCGCCACACCAGGCCGGACGGGCCGAACGCCACCGCGTGACACGACGGCTCAGTACTGCAGCGCCACCGCCACGTCCCGCCCGATCCGCTCGACCGCCGCGAGGTCCAGACCGTAGTGGACGTACCGGCCGTGGCGCTCCACGCGCACCAGGCCCAGGTCCCGCAGGACGCGCAGATGGCGGGAGACCTGCGGGCGGGTCATCGACAGCCGGGCGGCCAGGTCGGCGGTGGGCATCGCCTGGCGGGCGATCAGCCGGCACAGGCGGACCCGGCGGGGGTCGGTGAGCGCCAGCATGCGGCTGCGGGCGAGCGTGACGCCCACGTCCGGGGCCACCACGGGGAAGTGCACGACGGGCGGCAGGCCCGGCTCGTTCTTCACCAGCAGATGCGGGGCGCCGAACAGGGTGGGGATGAGGACGACCGGCGTACGCGCCGGGCTGACGACCGCGTGGTGCACCTTGTCGAAGACGACCCGCTCGGGTCCGCCCGCCGTGCCGCTGTCGACCCGGGCGCTGGAGGGGCTCAGCGCCGCCAGCGCCGCCGCCGGCCCCTCGTCCGCCAGACGCCGGCGCACCTGGTGCGCGGCCCGGGCCAACACCGGCTCGGTGTCCGCCCACAGCGCGTCGAAGAAGACCCGCCGGCACAGGTCGACGAAGTCGGCGATGTCCGCGCGCAACGCCCGCGGATCGCGCAACAGGTCCTCCGCGAGCCGCAGATGGGGCCCGGCGAGCCCCGACGCGGCCTGCCGCAGCGCGGCCGCCTGCGCCGGATCGCGCAGCACCCGGTCGAAGGCGAAGCCGTGGTAGCCGCTCACACAGGTGTACGCGGTGAGTTCGGCGAACCGGTCCAGCGGCAGCGCGCCCGGCGACGCCCCGTGGCCCGGCGGGGCCGAGGCGTCCAGGCCCGGGTAGAAGGCCCGCCAGCGCAGCGCCGTCCACAGCGGGGCGAACCGGCGCAACCCCGCCCGGAACCCGGGCGGCGCCGAGCCGGTCACCTGCTCGGCCCACGCGGAGCGGCCGGCGTGGTGGGCGTGCCCGGTCAGGACGTGCAGACACGCGGCCAGTTCCGCGAAGGGCGACACGGTGACGCTGAGGCGGCCGCGCACGGCGCCGTCCAGGACGATCACGACCGACATGGTCGGGGAGTCTACGAAAGGCCCGGGGTCACCGGGCCGCCGCGCTCACGGCCCCGAACTCCGCGCGCACCTCGGCGAGCAGCTCCGGATCGGTGAGCAGGTCGGCGGCCACCTTGGCGAGCCCGGTCGCGGCGAGCTGGGCGCGGTCGTGCGCGAAGGGCGTCGCCGCCGCCTCCCGCATCGCCTCCGAGTGGGCGGGCGTACCGGCCTCGGCGATCTGGACGTACGGGTGGACGACCGGGAGGAGCTGGGAGAGGTTGCCGATGTCGGAGGAGCCGGCGGGCGCGTCCGGGGTGTCGGGCGCGATGTCCAGGCCCAGTGCGCGCACGGCCGCGCCGAAGTGCGCGGCGAGCACCGGGTTGTCGCGGCGCTCCGCGTACAAGGGACCCGTCTCGGTCACCTCCGCCCGCGTCCCCGTCGCCAGCGCAGCGCCCTCGGCCGCGCTGCGCACCCGCTCGACCAGCGCCTCGGCCGCCGCGGTCGTACGGTCCCGCACGTACAGGTCGACCGCGGCGCGGGCGGGCACCACGTTCGGGGCCTGGCCGCCGTCCGAGACGATGCCGTGCAGCCGGGCGGTCGGCGGCACGAACTGCCGCAGCGCGTCGATGGCGTGCAGGAACACCTGCACGGCGGCGAGCGCGCTGCGCCCCTCCCAGGGCGACTTCGCCGCGTGCGCGCTGAGGCCTGCGAAGGCGACCCGCAAGTGGGCTGCGGCCAGGGCGTGTTGGGTGGTCACCGACCGGTCGGAGGGGTGGAACATCACCGCCGCGTCGACCCCGTCGAACACCCCCGCCTCGGCCAGCCGCACCTTCCCGGCCCCGCCCGTCTCCTCGCCGGGCGTGCCGATCACGGCGACCGTCCCCGGATGCCCGGGCAGCGCCCGCACCAGGCCGATCGCGGCCGCCGCGCCGCCCGCCCCGATCAGGTTGTGCCCGCAGCCGTGTCCGACGCCGGGCAGCGCGTCGTACTCCGCGAGGACGGCGACGTACGGTCCCGGCGCGCTGCCCTCGTGCACTGCCACGAACGCCGTGTCGAGCCCGCCGACGCCCGCCGACACCGTGAATCCCGACTCGATCAGCCAGTCGGTCAGCGCCTGTTGGGCGTGGTACTCGGCGAACTTCAGCTCCGGCCGGGCGTGGATGCCCAGACTCACCTCGTCCAACCGGGGGCGCAGCGCGGCGAGTTCGTCGGCCAGCATCTGAAGCGAAACGGTCATGGGTCCTCCCTTGCCTGTGGTGACGCACCGTCACCTGGGACGAGCGTGCGCCCGCCGCGGCCGGCCGGACCGCCGGTTACCGCGGCCCAGGTAACCCGAGGCTCACTCGCGCACGCCCCACTCCTTGCGCCAGCGGACGATCTGCTGTGCCGGATCCCCGGTGAGCGACCAGGGGGTGGGGGTGGCCCGGCGTCCCAGGACGCGCAGGAGGGGCGCCGCCACGTCCTCCGCGCCGGCCAGACACGCCGCGTGCGCCAGATGGCTGAGGTCGCGCAGCTCGCCGGGGGCCACGGCGTTCTCCCTGCGGCCCATGATCCAGCGGTCCCAGGTGCGCCGGACGTCGCTGACCGCGCCGTCGTTGTTCCAGTGCTGACCCAGGCCCACCGGCGCGGACCGGCCCGGCGTCGCGTCGAGGGCGTGGCGGTACTCCTCGACGCGCGCGTACTGCACCAGCACCGGCAGCGGGCAGCCCCGCGGGGCCACGCCCGCCGCGTCGCGGGCGAAGTCGTACATCAGGCCGTGCGAGCCGTGCCAGCGGGCGGAGTAGTAGTGCAGCACCTGGAGGTGGCCCTCCGCGCTGTAGGGGTCCCGCCGGTGCAACTCGTCCCACCAGCGCGCCAGTTCCTGCCGGCGCACCCCCGACGGGTACAGCCGGGCGACCGAGATCAGTGACACCCACGGCGTCGGGTCGTCCAGGTACGCCTCGGTGGCCGCCAGGCACGCCAGCACCGCGCCGTCGATCCGGTTCCGGTCGATCTGCGCGCCCCGGCCCGCGGCGATGGCCAGGTTGAACGCCCGGGCCGTCTCCGTGGCCGCGCGCAGCACCAGCGCGTCGCCGCTGTTCGGTTCGGCGGCCAGCCAGCTCTCCGCGGTCGAGCTGCCCGCGCAGGCCTGTGCCAGCAGCCGGACCCGGTGGCCCCGGGCGAGCCAGTCGGGGCCGGTCGTGAGCAACAGCTCCCGCAGGCCCCGCCAGCGGCCGATGACGATGTCGTGCCGGGCGGAGGAGAGGGCCTTGTCCCCGCAGTCGGGGTCGAAGTCGGGAGCGAAACGGTCTCGCGCCATCGGGTTCCCCCTCAGAAGTCGGTCGGGAGACCCTCGTAGGAGGTGGCGTGCGCGGCCGCGCGGCCGTCGGGCGCGTAGTCGGCCTCGACGGTCCGCGAGGCGTCCAGCCGGGCGGGCCGGTAGTAGTCGCTGCCCTGCCGCCAGTACCAGAGCATCGGCGCCAGGCCCGTCGCGAGTCCGCCGACGCCGATGGCGATCGCCGCGGAGTCCAGCTCGCCGAGCGACTCCACGAGGATCCAGAACATGAACAGAGCGCCGAACAGCGGCCACAGCCCGCCGAGGAGGAAGTCCGACGGCGACTTCAGCAGTGTCTTGCGGTAGGCGACGACCGCCGCCAGACCCGCGAGGCCGTAGTAGACCGCGATCTGCAGACCGATCGCCGAGATCGCGTCGGCGAGGATGTCGCCCACCGAGCCCAGCGCGTTGGAGGCGACGAACATCGCCAGCGCCACCGCGCCGACCACCGCGATCGACACCCAGGGCGTGTTCCACGTGCGGTGCACCCGGCCCAGCGCGGATGGCATCGTACGGTCGCGGCCCATCGCGAACAGTGAGCGGGTGACCTGGATCAGGGTCGTCTCCAGCGTGGCGACGGTGGACAGCATCACGGCCACGATCAGCAGCTTGCCGCCCCACCCCGGCCACACCTCGTCGCCGAGCACCGCCAGCACGTTCGCGCCGTTGTCCTCGATCTGCTGCGAGGTGAGGATCACGTTCGCCGCGATGGTGAACACCTCGAACAGCAGGAAGACGACGCCCACCCCGATCAGCCCGGCGAGACCGGTCGTGCGGCGGCTGTCGCGGGTCTCCTCGCTGAGGTTGCTGGTGACGTCCCAGCCCCAGTAGTAGAACGCGGCGACCAGCGCGCCCGACGCGAACCCGGACACGCCGTCGAAGTGGCCGAAGCCGAGCCAGGACCAGTCGAACGGCAGCGAGGTGTCCGAGTGGACGAGGGCGAGCACCGCGAACAGCGCGAGCACGGCCAGTTCCACGCCCGACATGACCAGCTGCGCGCGGACGGTGAGCCTCGCCCCGCCGAGCACCACCGCCAGCATCACCAGGAACCAGGCGGCGCCCACGAGGGTCGACAGCGCCGTGTCGTCGGCGAGCCCCTCGTCGAAGAGGGCGAGGGTCATCGACCCGGCGGGCAGGGACCCCGCCACCATGAAGAGGGTCGCCGAGACCACCAGCGCCCAGCCGCTGAGGAAGCCCAGGAACGGATGGAGGGTGCGCCCCACCCAGGAGTAGCTGGCCCCCGCGTTGACGTCGATCCGGCCGAGTCTGCTGAACGCCAGCGCGATGCCCAGCATCGGTATCGCGCAGTACAGCAGCGCCGCCGGGCCGGCCAGGCCCACCGCGCCGGCCAGGACCGCCGTGGTGGCGGCGATGGAGTACGCCGGTGCGCTGCCCGCGACCGCCATCACCACCGTGTCGAAGGTGCCCAGGACGTTCGCCTGCAGCCCTCTTCCGGTGCCGTTGCTCATGCTCGTGCTGCTTTCCGTCGTGCACGCGACCGGAGCGGGAACCGCCCGACGGCGTAGGGGGGGGTGGGGCGCACTGTTTCTGCGTTCGGCACTGCGTCAGCGGACGGTCACACCGAGTGTGCGAGTGATGATAGCCCCAACTGTTGAGCTTTCAAGATTGACGGGCGGGTAACGTGCGCCCGCCCGCAACTTCTCCCCCAGCCCAGGTCAGTCCCCGATCAGTCCCCGATCCGGTCCAGTTGGCGCAGCCGGTTGGTGGCGTCCAGGGCCGCGACCTTGTACGACTCCGCCAGCGTCGGGTAGTTGAACACCGCGTCGACCAGATAGTCGACCGTGCCGCCGCAGCCCATCACGGACTGCCCGATGTGGATCAGCTCGGTCGCCCCGGTGCCGAAGCAGTGCACCCCGAGCAGCGTCCGGTCCACCGGAGAGACCAGCAGCTTCAGCATCCCGTGCGCGTCGCCGATGATCTGCCCCCGGGCCAGCTCGCGGTAGCGCGCGACGCCCACCTCGAACGGCACCGAGTCCTCGGTGAGTTGATCCTCCGTACGGCCCACGAAGCTGATCTCCGGGATGGTGTAGATGCCGATCGGCTGGAGCCGGTGCATCCCCCCGACCGGCTCGCCGAAGGCGTGGTAGGCGGCCGCCCGCCCCTGCTCCATCGCCGTCGCCGCCAGCGCCGGGAAGCCGATGACGTCACCGACGGCGTAGATGTGCGGCACCTGCGTCCGGTACTGCTCGTCGACCTCGATCCGGCCGCGCGGGTCCGCCGCCAACCCCGCCTTGTCCAGGTCGAGTTCGTCGGTGAGGCCCTGCCGGCCCGCCGAGTACATCACCGCGTCCGCCGGTATCTTCTTGCCGCTGGCCAGCACGGTCAGCGTGCCCCGCGGATGGCGTTCGACGGCGGCGACGGTCTCCCCGAACCGGAAGGTGACCGCCAGGTCCCGCAGGTGGTACTTGAGCGACTCGATGACCTCGACGTCGCACATGTCGAGCATCCCGGCCCGCTTCTCCACCACCGTCACCTTGCTGCCGAGCGCGGCGAACATGCTGGCGTACTCCATGCCGATGACGCCCGCGCCCACGATGACCATGGACCGCGGGACCCGCTCGATCGTCAGGACGTTGTCGGAGTCGAGGATGGTCCGCTCGTCGAACTCCACGCTGTCCGGCCGGGCCGGCCGCGTCCCCGTGGCGATCACGATGTGCTCGGCGCTGATCAGCCGATCCTGACCGGTGATCTCCCGCAGGGCGATCGTGTGGTCGTCGACGAACCGGCCTGTGCCGGCGAACAGCGAGACGTGGTTGCGGGACAGCTGGCTGCGGATGACGTCGATCTCGCGCCCGACCACGTGCTGGGTGCGCGCGGTCAGGTCGGCGACGGTGATGTCCTCCTTCAGGCGATAGCTCTGCCCGTACAGATCGCGCTGGGTGAGACCGGTGAGGTACAGCACCGCCTCGCGCAGGGTCTTGGAGGGAATGGTGCCGGTGTGGAGGGAGACCCCGCCGACCATGTCGGGGCGGTCTACGACGGCGACCCGGCGACCCAGTTTGGCCGCGGCGATGGCCGCCTTCTGGCCGCCGGGACCGGATCCGATGACGAGCATGTCGAAGTCGGGCACCCTCGGGAGTCTGACAGTGCGGGTGCCCGCAGGGAAAGGGCGTAGGGGATTCCAGCGGCTTCCAGCCGTTTCAGCGGTTTCTAGGGCAGCAGCTTCTCGATCGCGCCGGGGCCCTCCTCGGCGAGCTTGCGCCTGGCCCACTCGAGGTTGCGCGGGGTCAGGTCCCGGCCCGTGGCCAGGACCATGTCCTCCGGCGACACCTCGGTGCCGGTGCGCGTGTGGAGCAGGTTGTCCGGGGTGACGCGGTCCGGGGAGGGCCGGGCGGCGCCTGGCTGTGACGTCGGCATGATGTCTGCTCCTCGCGTCCGAAGGAATGTACTAACACCATTCATCCTGGAGCCGCACCCTGCAATCCCGATCGGGGAGATCCCGGTCGGATCCCGCATATCTCGGACCGATCCGGTCCGAGATGCCGGGAAGATCAAGCTGGTGTCCAATGGGCGCTATGGCACCCACCACCGCCGGGAAACCGCGACGCGGGGGACTGCGCAGGCTCGGCGCCTGGTGCGCCCGTCACTTCCTGATCGTCATCATCGCGTGGCTGGTGGCCCTGGTCGCCCTCCAGCTGATCGACCGCGCCGTCGGCGGTACCTACGAGGACAACTTCCAGCTTCCGGACACCCAGTCCGAGAAGGGCCTCGAGGTCCTCAAGGAGCACGACCCGCAGGCCGGCGGCTACAGCGCCCAGATCGTCCTGCACGACGACAAGCAGGCCCTGAGCGCGCTGAGCTCGCAGATGTCCACCACGGTCGGCGACCTGCAGAAGCTGCCCCATGTGCTCTCGGTGCAGAACCCCCTCTCGCAGTCCCCGACCAAGGTCGGCCCGGTGTCGAGCGACGGCAAGACCGGTTACGTCACCGTCCGCTTCGACAAACAGCCCAACACCCTCGGCGACGACTACCTGAACGGCGTCGACAAGGCCGTCCAGCCGCTGCGGTCGGCCGGCGCCGAGGTCGAGTACGGCGGCTCTCTCGGCGAACTGGCCCGGCCCGAGGCCAACGACCGGATCAGCGAGCTGATCGGTTTCGCGGTCGCCGTCGTCGTCCTGCTCATCGGCTTCGGCAGTGTCATCGCGGCCGGTCTGCCCCTGGTCACCGCACTGATCGGTGTCGTCGGCGGACTCGCCGTCCTGGGGCTGCTGGCCGCCGCGTTCACCTTCGCGACCGTCTCCCCGACCCTCGCCACCATGATCGGCCTCGGCGTGGGCATCGACTACGCCCTGTTCCTGATCACCCGGCACCGGCAGACCCTGATGAACGGCGCCGATCCCGCCGAGGCCGCCGGACACGCCACCGCCACCAGCGGCCGCGCCGTCCTGGTCTCCGGCACCACCGTGATCATCGCACTGATGGGCCTGTACGCGTCCGGCGTGTCCTTCATCGGCAAACTCGGCCTCGCCGCCGCCATCACCGTGGTCTCCGCCGTCATCGGCGCCCTCACCCTCGTCCCCGCCCTGCTCGGGCTCATCGGCCACCACATCGACCGCTGGCACGTGCGCACACCCGTCGCCGAGACCGACGCCGAACCGGGCGCCACCCCGCACGGCACCTGGCACCGCTACGCCAAGCGCGTCGAGCGCAGACCCTGGCAGTACCTCGGAGGCGGCGTCGCCGTCATCGCGATCCTCGCCATCCCCGTCTTCTCCATCCAGCTCGGTCACATCGGCGACGGAGCCGACCCGACCTCCTTCACCGACCGGCGGGCCTACGACTTGATGACCGACGCCTTCGGCCCCGGCTCCAACGGGCCCCTCACCGTCGTCATCGACCAGACGTCCGTCCCCTCCGACAAACGCGCCGACCTCCAGTCCCAGGCGCAGAAGACCCTGAACGCCGTGCCCGACGCGGACACCGTCACCCCGCTGACGACCACCCAGGACGGCGACGTGCTGCTCGCCACCGTCTACTCCACGCAGGCCCCGCAGGACGCCGTCACCACCGGCCTGACGAACAGGCTCAAGGACACGACCCTGCCCGAGGCGGTCTCCGGCTACGACGCCAAGGGCTATGTCACCGGCACCACGGCCGCCCAGGTCGACTTCCGCGACATCGTCGCCAGTCGGCTGCCCCTGATCATCTGTGTGGTCGTCGGCCTCGCCTTCCTGATCATCCTCGCCGTCTTCCGCGGCCTCCTGGTCGCCGTCAAGGCCGCCGTCCTCAACGTCCTGTCCATCACGGCCTCGTACGGCGTGGTCGTCGCCGTCTTCCAGTGGGGTTGGGGCGGTCCCGCGCTGGGCGTCAACGGCGACGTGCCCATCGAGAGCTATGTGCCGATGATGATGTTCGCGATCATCTTCGGCCTCAGCATGGACTACGAGATCTTCCTGCTCTCCCGCGTCCACGAGAACTGGCTGCGCACCGGCGACGCCAAGGACTCCGTGGCCCACGCCCTGGAGATCACCGCCCGAGTCATCACCTGCGCCGCGCTGATCATGGTGAGCGTGTTCGCGGCGTTCATCATCAGCGACAACATCGTCGTCAAGATGCTGGGCCTGGGCCTCGCCGTCAGCGTGCTGATCGACGCCACCGTGGTACGGCTGCTCATGGTGCCCGCGGTGATGACGCTGCTGGGACCGCGCGCCTGGTGGACACCGCACTGGCTGGACCGGATCCTGCCGCACATCGACGCCGAGGGCGACGCCGAGAACCTCAGCCCGACGTCGGACGCATCCGACGCACAGGAGTCAGGACGAGCATCGTGACGTCGTCGCGGACGGCGGGGGAGTGGCGTACGACGTCGGCCCAGACCCGGTCGGCGAGGTCGGCCGGATCAGACGGATCAGACGGGTCAGAGTCGGTCGGATCAGACGGGTCGGTGGGGTCGGTCGGATCAGACGGGTCGGTGGGGTCGGTCGGGTCGGCTCGGTCGGTCGGGTCTGCGTCGACGGCGAGGGCGGGCAGGCGGGCCGTGAGGGGGTAGAAGGCGCCGGTCGTGTCCCTGGCCTCCCAGACGCCGTCGGAGGCGAGGAACAGGCGGTCGCCGGCCCGCAGCGGCACCGTCCGCGTGGTGAGCGGGGTGATGTCCGGCAGCCCCAGGCCCAGCGGCGTCCAGGGGACGACGTCCACCTCGACGGCCGTGCCGTCGCGCAGCAGCACCGGCGGCGGATGGCCGCAGACGACGATGCGCACGGCGTCCGCGGTAGGCGTGAACTCCAGCAGGACGGCCGTCGCGAACAGCTCGGCGTGCGCCACCCGCGCCGAGTCCACCACCAGCCGGCGGTCGAGCCGGGCGGCCACCGCCGCCAGATCCGGCTGGTCCAGCGCCGCCTCCCGGAACGCGCCGAGCAGCGAGGCCACCGTCGCCACCGCCGCCAGCCCGTGCCCCCGCACATCGCCCAGCACCGCCCGCACCCCGTGGACGCTCTCCCGCACGTCGAAGAAGTCGCCGCCGACCAGCGTCCCGCGCTCCGCCGCCCGGTACAGACCCGCGCAGCGCACCGGCCCCACCCGATCCGGCACCGGCGGCACCAGGGCGCGCTGCGCCGCCTCGGCGATCGTGCGCTCGGTGTCCAGCTGCACGTCCCGCCGACGGCTCACGAACGCCACGAACACGCTCAGCACGGCCACGAACACCACCGTCAGCACATCGGTCTGCCCCGGCTGGTCGAGCCGGAACGCCGGCACATTGAGCATCACGACCACGACCGCGCCGAGAAGGGCGGTCGCCAGCGGGCCGTACGACAGCACGGCGAGCGGCGGGATGGCGCCCAGCAGGAAGCCGATGTCCAACGGGTCGGGGCTGGCCAGCGTGGCCGCGCAGACGCCCGCGATCAGCGCCAGCGGCAGCGCCCGCACCCAGCGCGGCGGCGGCGCGCCCCGCAGCCAGCCCCGCGGTTCCCCGTGCACTGGTCCCACATCTCCCACGCTCCACCCCGGCGTCGTCCGCCGCACGCCGAAAAACCGGTCGACGCACCGCCCGGCCCCTCCCTACGGTGGGTCCCGCACGCCCGGACACCCACGGAAGGAGGCGAGCGCCATGCGATCCGCCCTCACCCCGCGCTCCCACTCCGTGACCCCGGCGTGCCTTCGCTGACGCAGTCAGCTGCCCGGGAGCGCACCAGTCGTACGCAACCCGGAGGAATCCGTGACCGATCCGGTCATCCGCGCTCTCGACGAGAGCGACGTCCATCTCTTCGACGCCCTGCCCGACCCGCTGCGCGCCGCCGAGGCGTTCGCCGGCGCCGTCTACCGCCCGCAGTGGAAGCGCGTCGCCCTGCGCGACGGCCGGGTCGTCGCCCGGGCCGCCTGGTGGGGCGGGCCCGACGACACCGAGCCCCTGTGCGTCGAGTGGTTCGACTTCGCCGACGGCGAGGCGGACGCCGGCGCCGAACTGCTGCGCACCGCGCCCTGGCAGGTCGGCCTGGACCTGGTCCTGCCCGCCGGCTGGCGCGAGGAACCCGCCGTGCGGGCC
This window of the Streptomyces sp. NBC_01275 genome carries:
- a CDS encoding MMPL family transporter; translation: MGAMAPTTAGKPRRGGLRRLGAWCARHFLIVIIAWLVALVALQLIDRAVGGTYEDNFQLPDTQSEKGLEVLKEHDPQAGGYSAQIVLHDDKQALSALSSQMSTTVGDLQKLPHVLSVQNPLSQSPTKVGPVSSDGKTGYVTVRFDKQPNTLGDDYLNGVDKAVQPLRSAGAEVEYGGSLGELARPEANDRISELIGFAVAVVVLLIGFGSVIAAGLPLVTALIGVVGGLAVLGLLAAAFTFATVSPTLATMIGLGVGIDYALFLITRHRQTLMNGADPAEAAGHATATSGRAVLVSGTTVIIALMGLYASGVSFIGKLGLAAAITVVSAVIGALTLVPALLGLIGHHIDRWHVRTPVAETDAEPGATPHGTWHRYAKRVERRPWQYLGGGVAVIAILAIPVFSIQLGHIGDGADPTSFTDRRAYDLMTDAFGPGSNGPLTVVIDQTSVPSDKRADLQSQAQKTLNAVPDADTVTPLTTTQDGDVLLATVYSTQAPQDAVTTGLTNRLKDTTLPEAVSGYDAKGYVTGTTAAQVDFRDIVASRLPLIICVVVGLAFLIILAVFRGLLVAVKAAVLNVLSITASYGVVVAVFQWGWGGPALGVNGDVPIESYVPMMMFAIIFGLSMDYEIFLLSRVHENWLRTGDAKDSVAHALEITARVITCAALIMVSVFAAFIISDNIVVKMLGLGLAVSVLIDATVVRLLMVPAVMTLLGPRAWWTPHWLDRILPHIDAEGDAENLSPTSDASDAQESGRAS
- a CDS encoding PP2C family protein-serine/threonine phosphatase; translation: MGPVHGEPRGWLRGAPPPRWVRALPLALIAGVCAATLASPDPLDIGFLLGAIPPLAVLSYGPLATALLGAVVVVMLNVPAFRLDQPGQTDVLTVVFVAVLSVFVAFVSRRRDVQLDTERTIAEAAQRALVPPVPDRVGPVRCAGLYRAAERGTLVGGDFFDVRESVHGVRAVLGDVRGHGLAAVATVASLLGAFREAALDQPDLAAVAARLDRRLVVDSARVAHAELFATAVLLEFTPTADAVRIVVCGHPPPVLLRDGTAVEVDVVPWTPLGLGLPDITPLTTRTVPLRAGDRLFLASDGVWEARDTTGAFYPLTARLPALAVDADPTDRADPTDPTDPSDPTDPTDPSDPTDSDPSDPSDPADLADRVWADVVRHSPAVRDDVTMLVLTPVRRMRPTSG